In the Paenibacillus sp. FSL H7-0357 genome, one interval contains:
- a CDS encoding flagellar protein FlaG yields MNVQFSLTASSTTSGQGRTESTTASGSGPVSPVNQVSAIRNAKEMSLKEKQGVNVSVAEEQLIRTIERAVQSLQGPQTTLEISIHEKTHDIMVKVLNKDTGELIREVPPEKTLDLVASMMEIAGILVDEKI; encoded by the coding sequence ATGAATGTACAGTTTTCACTTACTGCTAGTTCTACAACAAGCGGACAGGGTAGAACTGAATCAACAACAGCATCGGGTAGTGGACCGGTATCACCTGTAAATCAAGTCTCTGCGATCCGTAATGCCAAGGAGATGAGTCTGAAAGAAAAGCAGGGCGTGAATGTATCCGTTGCTGAGGAACAGTTGATCCGCACCATTGAACGGGCTGTTCAATCTCTGCAAGGACCCCAGACCACGCTGGAGATCAGCATCCATGAGAAGACACATGATATTATGGTGAAGGTGCTTAACAAAGATACCGGTGAATTAATACGCGAAGTTCCGCCAGAGAAGACGCTTGATCTTGTAGCTAGTATGATGGAAATCGCAGGAATACTTGTAGACGAAAAAATATAA
- a CDS encoding flagellin N-terminal helical domain-containing protein, which yields MIINHNIPALNTHRQLSINTANTSKNIEKLSSGLRINRAGDDAAGLAISEKMRGQIRGLDQASRNAQDGISLIQTAEGALNETHSILQRQREIANQSANGTNTDSDRQALQDEMNQLTSEINRIGNTTEFNTQKLLQGDGKASLAGTGVAQDGFVSGGTTVHGQATQTLKVIAGATNDKLSLTINGQEISYTLDATDGAAITAATGAAPKAAATAAAFRAGLQKAIDANDVLKGSFTVGGTADDVELKAVATAAGGKFDGTSGYMSAAVATGTASLITSGATAAVGSTTHTAAKGTLDFTSVTTAAAAGKLIGTGFTIGDQQIEFYDATKGAYTGKGLGVNISASANATGAVGAGDIAKAIVDTLATKIEGVTLSVGTTTDTNKLVITSNAKGADGNGLTLKDGGIQKDFETSFQIGANKGQSMSLSIKDVRSNALGITGKAGDAGFTKTNTVTNGTNDVKGEAALNIATKEGASAAIEVLDKATAFVSSERSKLGAVQNRLEHTINNLGTASENLTAAESRVRDVDMAKEMMQQTKNNILAQAAQAMLAQANQQPQGVLQLLR from the coding sequence ATGATTATCAACCACAATATCCCGGCGTTGAACACTCATCGCCAACTGTCCATCAACACAGCCAACACTAGTAAAAATATTGAGAAATTGTCTTCCGGTCTTCGCATCAACCGTGCCGGTGACGATGCTGCCGGTCTGGCAATCTCCGAAAAAATGCGCGGTCAAATCCGCGGTTTGGATCAAGCTTCCCGTAATGCTCAAGATGGTATCTCGTTGATTCAAACCGCTGAAGGTGCATTGAACGAAACTCACTCCATCCTTCAACGTCAACGCGAAATCGCTAACCAATCCGCTAACGGAACAAACACTGATTCCGATCGTCAAGCTCTGCAAGACGAAATGAACCAACTGACTTCCGAAATCAACCGTATCGGTAACACTACTGAGTTCAATACTCAGAAATTGTTGCAAGGTGATGGAAAAGCGAGTCTTGCTGGAACTGGTGTTGCTCAAGACGGTTTTGTTAGTGGTGGTACAACCGTTCACGGTCAAGCAACGCAAACGCTGAAAGTTATCGCTGGTGCGACAAACGATAAGCTCTCACTAACAATTAACGGCCAAGAAATTAGTTATACTCTTGATGCTACAGACGGTGCAGCTATAACTGCTGCTACTGGTGCAGCACCCAAAGCCGCAGCAACTGCAGCTGCTTTTCGAGCAGGACTTCAAAAAGCAATTGATGCTAATGATGTATTAAAAGGAAGTTTCACAGTTGGAGGTACCGCGGATGACGTTGAGCTTAAGGCCGTTGCTACCGCAGCTGGAGGAAAGTTCGATGGAACTAGTGGTTATATGTCTGCTGCTGTAGCGACTGGTACAGCAAGTTTGATTACTAGTGGAGCTACTGCTGCTGTAGGCAGCACAACGCATACTGCAGCAAAAGGAACTCTTGACTTCACAAGTGTTACTACAGCCGCTGCTGCTGGAAAATTGATTGGAACAGGATTCACGATTGGTGACCAACAAATTGAGTTCTATGATGCTACAAAAGGTGCTTACACTGGTAAAGGCCTTGGAGTTAACATCAGTGCTTCCGCTAACGCTACTGGTGCCGTAGGTGCAGGAGATATTGCTAAAGCAATCGTAGATACTCTTGCAACTAAAATTGAAGGCGTAACTCTTTCTGTGGGTACTACTACCGATACTAACAAATTGGTCATCACATCAAACGCTAAAGGTGCTGATGGTAACGGTCTTACTTTGAAAGATGGCGGAATTCAAAAAGACTTCGAAACTTCTTTCCAAATCGGTGCAAACAAAGGCCAATCCATGAGCCTGTCCATCAAAGACGTTCGCTCGAATGCTCTGGGTATCACTGGTAAAGCTGGCGATGCTGGTTTCACTAAGACAAATACTGTAACTAACGGAACTAATGATGTTAAAGGCGAAGCAGCTCTGAACATTGCCACTAAAGAAGGCGCATCTGCAGCTATCGAAGTTCTGGACAAAGCAACTGCATTCGTATCCAGCGAGCGTTCTAAACTGGGTGCTGTTCAAAACCGTCTGGAACACACTATCAACAACTTGGGTACAGCTTCAGAGAACCTGACTGCTGCTGAATCCCGTGTTCGTGACGTTGATATGGCTAAAGAAATGATGCAACAAACTAAGAACAACATCCTTGCTCAGGCTGCACAAGCTATGTTGGCGCAAGCTAACCAACAGCCACAAGGCGTTCTGCAATTGCTTCGTTAA